In the genome of Dehalococcoidales bacterium, one region contains:
- a CDS encoding hydrogenase maturation protease, with translation MKTLILGLGNPYLSDDSAGLKVIKELEGRVSNPDVALDEVSLAGISLLDYLVGYDRAIIVDAITTEDGKPGSIYRLTPEEFDNTCHTTSSHDIGVIAAIELGRRLGLEMPAQIDIIGIEAADVRTLTEECTPNVKAAIPLAVDMILKEVNTVS, from the coding sequence TTGAAGACATTAATTTTAGGATTGGGTAACCCTTATCTGAGCGATGATAGCGCCGGATTAAAGGTTATTAAAGAGCTTGAGGGTAGGGTATCCAATCCAGATGTTGCCTTAGATGAGGTTAGCTTAGCGGGCATTAGCTTGCTTGATTATTTGGTAGGTTACGACCGGGCTATTATTGTCGATGCCATTACGACAGAAGACGGTAAACCCGGTAGTATCTATCGCTTGACTCCGGAAGAGTTCGATAATACCTGCCATACTACTTCAAGCCATGATATCGGTGTTATTGCCGCGATTGAACTTGGCAGGAGACTGGGGCTGGAAATGCCGGCACAGATAGATATTATCGGAATCGAAGCGGCCGATGTCAGAACATTAACCGAGGAGTGCACACCGAATGTCAAAGCGGCTATCCCTTTAGCTGTCGATATGATATTAAAAGAAGTAAATACTGTTTCTTAG
- a CDS encoding Ni/Fe hydrogenase subunit alpha, with amino-acid sequence MKKISIDPITRLEGHGKIEIFLNDEGRVENSYFQVPELRGFEKFSEGRLAEDMPQITQRICGVCPEAHHMASVKTLDTLFQVQPTSAARKLRELVYNAFFITDHTTHFYILAGPDFIMGPEAPVAERNIIGVIGKVGLELGGAVINTRKKCHHVIEMLAGRAIHPVFALPGGVSRGLNEEERQQIEQIARDCIEFGKLSLKVFDDIVLANKEYVDMIVSDAYTHRTYSMGLVDENNKVSFYDGMVRVVDPDGKEFAKFEPKDYLDHIAEHVEPWSYIKFPYLKKVGWKGFVDGNDSGVFRVAPMARLNASDGMATPLAQEAYEKLYDTLGGKPVHHTLAIHWARLVELVQAAETLLALSTDPEITSDDLRNIPTATPSEGVGIVEAPRGTLIHHYTTDENAVIKKANLIVATVNNGAAVNMSVNKAAQALIQPGKEITEGLLNRIEMAWRPYDLCLACASHNLPGHPAMPMYVYDNKKQIVKSWE; translated from the coding sequence ATGAAAAAAATAAGTATTGATCCGATTACGAGGCTTGAAGGGCACGGAAAAATTGAGATCTTCCTTAACGATGAGGGTAGGGTAGAAAACAGTTATTTCCAAGTCCCCGAATTGCGCGGATTTGAAAAGTTCTCGGAAGGAAGGCTTGCCGAAGATATGCCGCAAATTACGCAAAGAATTTGTGGGGTGTGCCCCGAAGCGCATCATATGGCTTCGGTTAAAACACTGGACACTCTGTTTCAAGTCCAGCCGACCAGTGCGGCGCGTAAGTTACGCGAGCTTGTTTATAATGCGTTTTTTATAACCGATCATACCACCCATTTTTATATCCTTGCCGGCCCTGATTTTATTATGGGTCCGGAAGCGCCTGTCGCCGAACGCAATATTATCGGTGTTATCGGTAAAGTAGGTCTGGAATTGGGCGGGGCGGTTATTAATACCCGTAAAAAATGCCATCATGTTATTGAAATGTTGGCAGGCAGGGCCATTCATCCGGTTTTTGCACTGCCCGGTGGTGTTAGCAGAGGCCTTAATGAAGAAGAGCGTCAGCAAATAGAGCAAATTGCTCGTGATTGTATTGAATTCGGCAAATTGTCGCTGAAGGTTTTTGATGATATCGTCCTTGCCAACAAAGAATATGTTGATATGATTGTAAGCGATGCTTATACCCATAGAACCTATTCAATGGGCTTGGTTGATGAAAATAATAAGGTAAGTTTTTACGACGGTATGGTAAGGGTAGTCGATCCCGACGGCAAAGAGTTTGCTAAATTTGAGCCTAAAGATTACCTTGATCACATTGCCGAACATGTCGAACCATGGAGCTACATTAAATTCCCGTATCTGAAGAAAGTGGGATGGAAGGGCTTTGTTGACGGAAATGACAGCGGTGTTTTCCGTGTAGCCCCGATGGCCCGATTAAACGCTTCAGACGGTATGGCTACTCCGTTAGCTCAAGAAGCCTACGAAAAATTGTATGATACGCTGGGCGGAAAACCGGTTCATCATACCTTGGCTATTCATTGGGCGCGTTTGGTTGAACTTGTTCAGGCTGCCGAAACATTACTCGCTTTGAGTACGGATCCTGAAATTACAAGCGATGATTTGAGAAATATACCGACCGCCACTCCGAGTGAAGGCGTGGGAATCGTTGAGGCACCCAGAGGCACTTTGATTCATCACTATACCACCGATGAAAATGCCGTTATCAAGAAAGCCAACTTAATTGTGGCAACTGTAAATAACGGGGCTGCGGTTAATATGTCGGTTAACAAGGCTGCACAAGCCTTAATTCAGCCGGGTAAAGAAATAACCGAAGGTTTGTTAAACCGAATCGAGATGGCTTGGCGTCCCTACGATTTATGTTTGGCTTGTGCCAGTCATAACTTACCCGGACATCCGGCGATGCCGATGTATGTTTACGACAATAAAAAACAAATAGTAAAAAGCTGGGAATAG
- a CDS encoding F420-nonreducing hydrogenase: MAKPKVALYWAASCGGCEIGTLEIAENLLKLIEAVDIVFWPVAMDVKYKDVEAMEDKSIDVCLFNGSIRSTEQEHMAKLLRRKSKVMIAFGACAYQGGIPGLANLYNRDMILERAFLETPSTDNPNKILPQTTYQAPEGELRLPELYNTVKTLAQTIPVEYIIPGCPPEAETTWMALEALISGQLPPVGSVITSSAKAVCDECPRKRDVKKVKKFYRPYEIVADPEICLLEQGLPCAGVATRGGCEAKCPKAGMPCTGCYGPVEGVIDQGAHFMNAIASVIDSNDPEEIAKIAEGVRDPAGTFYRYSLPDSVLRRARV, from the coding sequence ATGGCTAAACCAAAAGTTGCTTTATATTGGGCAGCCAGTTGTGGCGGTTGTGAAATCGGCACTCTTGAAATCGCTGAGAATTTGTTAAAACTCATCGAGGCGGTGGATATCGTTTTTTGGCCGGTGGCAATGGACGTTAAATATAAAGACGTTGAGGCAATGGAAGATAAAAGCATTGACGTCTGTCTTTTCAACGGTTCAATCCGCTCAACCGAGCAGGAGCATATGGCTAAATTGCTGAGGCGAAAATCAAAAGTAATGATTGCTTTTGGCGCCTGTGCATATCAGGGTGGTATTCCGGGCTTAGCCAATCTGTATAATCGTGATATGATTTTGGAAAGGGCCTTTTTGGAAACCCCTTCCACCGATAATCCCAATAAAATTCTTCCCCAAACGACTTATCAGGCGCCGGAAGGCGAGTTGAGATTACCGGAATTGTATAATACCGTTAAAACACTTGCTCAGACGATTCCGGTTGAATATATTATTCCCGGTTGTCCTCCCGAAGCCGAAACAACGTGGATGGCCTTAGAAGCATTAATCAGCGGCCAGTTGCCCCCCGTTGGCTCTGTAATTACAAGCAGTGCCAAAGCGGTTTGCGATGAATGCCCGCGTAAGCGTGATGTTAAAAAGGTTAAGAAATTTTACAGGCCTTACGAAATTGTTGCCGACCCCGAGATATGCCTTTTGGAACAGGGGTTACCTTGTGCCGGTGTCGCTACCAGGGGCGGTTGCGAAGCCAAATGTCCCAAGGCGGGGATGCCGTGTACCGGCTGTTACGGACCCGTTGAAGGTGTAATTGACCAAGGTGCGCACTTTATGAATGCAATTGCTTCCGTTATTGATTCAAACGATCCTGAAGAAATCGCAAAGATTGCCGAAGGTGTCAGGGATCCTGCGGGGACATTCTATCGTTACAGTCTACCTGATTCTGTGTTAAGGAGGGCCAGAGTTTAA
- a CDS encoding hydrogenase iron-sulfur subunit: protein MSFEPKILGILCNWCSYSGADLAGTSRKKYPANIRIVRVMCSGRVDPVFILKALESGADGVAILGCHPGDCHYNSGNLKTMRRMEMLKRLTEQMGIESDRIHLDWVAASEGDKFAEIIKDMTEKIKKLGPFPRDGGDNG, encoded by the coding sequence ATGAGTTTTGAACCTAAAATACTGGGAATCCTCTGCAACTGGTGCTCCTATTCCGGGGCTGACCTGGCGGGGACTTCAAGAAAGAAGTATCCTGCAAACATCAGAATAGTAAGGGTAATGTGCAGCGGAAGAGTGGATCCGGTTTTTATATTGAAAGCACTGGAATCGGGAGCCGATGGTGTGGCTATACTCGGATGTCACCCCGGTGATTGCCATTATAACTCGGGTAACCTAAAAACAATGCGCCGCATGGAAATGCTAAAGAGGTTAACCGAACAAATGGGAATCGAAAGCGATCGCATTCATCTTGACTGGGTCGCCGCTTCCGAAGGCGATAAGTTTGCCGAGATTATAAAAGATATGACTGAAAAAATTAAAAAATTGGGGCCTTTCCCCAGAGATGGAGGAGATAATGGCTAA